Proteins encoded in a region of the Carassius gibelio isolate Cgi1373 ecotype wild population from Czech Republic chromosome B5, carGib1.2-hapl.c, whole genome shotgun sequence genome:
- the LOC127957343 gene encoding E3 ubiquitin-protein ligase RNF183-like, giving the protein MESDPNSLRDPYKPVDDNAEPPDLECAICFSQFNNVFNTPKVLHCKHTFCLECLARMNVKSTQPDTVQCPLCRAYTPLPDLGLPKLANDSTVLSYLPAAMQHVYSIRFNRNKGKLQVKRVPSSAPALTQTVSQTLDVGNPAGLEGQQGRDGGRERSRLMTILRTPLCKAFIMSMVAIVTVILSIVFTINWK; this is encoded by the coding sequence ATGGAGTCTGACCCGAACTCCCTCCGTGACCCCTACAAACCTGTGGATGACAATGCTGAACCCCCCGATCTGGAGTGCGCCATCTGTTTCTCCCAGTTCAACAATGTCTTTAACACCCCTAAGGTACTCCACTGCAAGCACACCTTCTGCCTGGAGTGTCTTGCACGGATGAACGTGAAGTCCACCCAACCCGACACCGTCCAGTGCCCTCTGTGCCGTGCATACACCCCGTTACCTGACTTGGGTCTTCCCAAGCTAGCAAATGACTCCACGGTGCTGTCTTACCTTCCGGCCGCCATGCAGCATGTCTATAGCATCCGCTTCAACCGCAACAAAGGCAAACTGCAGGTGAAGAGAGTGCCCAGCTCTGCCCCGGCCCTAACGCAGACCGTCAGCCAGACTCTGGACGTCGGGAACCCAGCGGGCTTGGAGGGTCAGCAGGGCAGAGATGGGGGTAGAGAGAGGTCCCGGCTGATGACCATACTGCGAACTCCACTGTGCAAAGCTTTTATTATGAGCATGGTGGCAATAGTGACCGTCATTCTCAGCATTGTTTTCACGATCAACTGGAAGTAA
- the tor4ab gene encoding torsin family 4, member Ab — protein sequence MVDCEGVSMDAQVEKERGDEEKEGGQSKSFLSPQLKAMIRIKKKYLKRSNSVRSSTNSAVSDGSLHPKSPQTRKSKRRRSRVLFPNNTLIFRPKKERSGAKPFLLLFSVIVFFQVYNAIENLDDHVLKYDLEGLERSLHREVFGQPEALEELMDHLNDYLSTYAHQKPLTLSLHGSSGVGKSHLGRLLARHFRSVVDDKLVVHYLSKHHCPLQEAAQHCASKLAQRISEVVTRADEEEQIPFFILDEVELMAPPLLDILQMFLQSNQTNEFLNVVYIFLSSLGQREVTAHVLQNASTNGAHKPLRRALSLIHPLWMEPTVELIPLSLLEREHVIQCFLEEMTLEGFYPEFSQVERLADELAYHTAAGRQYAKTGCRQVVGKVNLL from the exons ATGGTGGACTGTGAAGGGGTTTCAATGGATGCTCAGGTGGAAAAGGAGAGAGGAGATGAGGAGAAGGAAGGTGGGCAAAGCAAGTCTTTCCTCTCTCCACAGCTGAAAGCCATGATCCGGATCAAGAAGAAGTACCTAAAGAGATCTAACTCAGTCAGGTCAAGCACTAACTCTGCTGTGTCCGATGGGAGTTTGCACCCTAAGAGTCCCCAGACCAGGAAGTCCAAGCGCAGGAGGTCCCGTGTGCTGTTCCCAAATAACACTTTGATATTCAGGCCAAAGAAAGAGCGCAGCGGGGCGAAACCTTTCCTGCTGCTCTTCAGCGTGATCGTCTTCTTCCAG GTCTACAACGCTATTGAGAATCTGGACGACCATGTGTTGAAGTATGATCTTGAGGGTTTGGAGAGGTCGCTGCACAGGGAGGTGTTTGGCCAGCCGGAGGCGCTAGAGGAGCTCATGGACCATCTGAACGATTACCTTTCCACTTACGCCCACCAGAAACCCCTCACCCTGTCTTTGCACGGGTCATCTGGCGTCGGGAAGAGCCACCTGGGTCGACTGCTGGCACGCCACTTCCGCTCAGTAGTCGATGACAAGCTAGTGGTGCATTATTTATCCAAACACCACTGCCCCCTACAGGAAGCGGCGCAGCACTGCGCCTCTAAACTAGCTCAGCGTATATCAGAGGTAGTGACTCGAGCCGATGAAGAGGAGCAGATTCCCTTCTTCATCCTGGACGAGGTGGAACTGATGGCCCCTCCGCTGCTGGACATCCTACAAATGTTTCTTCAGTCCAATCAGACCAATGAGTTTCTGAACGTGgtttacatttttctcagcaGTCTGGGGCAAAGGGAGGTCACGGCTCATGTTCTTCAAAATGCCTCCACCAACGGGGCCCATAAACCGCTCCGACGGGCCCTGTCTCTCATCCATCCTCTATGGATGGAGCCCACAGTCGAACTCATCCCTCTTTCCCTGCTGGAGCGGGAACACGTCATACAGTGCTTTCTAGAGGAAATGACCCTCGAAGGGTTTTACCCTGAGTTCAGTCAGGTAGAGAGACTGGCGGATGAACTGGCCTATCACACTGCAGCTGGAAGACAGTACGCAAAAACTGGATGCAGACAAGTAGTGGGAAAAGTTAACCTGCTTTGA